The following are encoded together in the Lathyrus oleraceus cultivar Zhongwan6 chromosome 3, CAAS_Psat_ZW6_1.0, whole genome shotgun sequence genome:
- the LOC127127372 gene encoding soyasapogenol B glucuronide galactosyltransferase has translation MKSQHSHNQLHVVFLPYPTPGHMIPMIDTARLFAKHGVNVTIITTQASASTFQKTIDSDFNSGYSIKTHLIHFPSAQVGLPHGVENLKDGTSREIFSKICHGISMLQKPIEVLFQDLQPDCVVTDMMHVWTVESAAELGIPTIHYYSASYFSNCAFRFIAKYRPHDDLVSDTHKFTIPGFPHTIQMTPLQISDWLKVKNTANSKLILDLAPTFESEETSYGTLYNSFHELESDYEKLSKTTIGIKSWSVGPVSAWANKEDERKANRGHMEKKFGKEKELLNWLNSKPNDSVLYVSFGSLTRLCYAQIVEIAHGLENSRHNFIWVVREKDKDEDKEGFLHDFEKRMKESNKGYIIWNWAPQLLILDHPSTGGIVTHCGWNSILESVSSSLPMITWPMFADQFFNEKLVVDVLKIGVSVESKVNKFWLGIVEEIVVKREEIVKAVEILMGNGQEGKEMRIRAKKLGDAAKRTIEEGGDSYNNLIQLIDELKSLKKSKQIR, from the coding sequence ATGAAATCTCAACATTCCCATAACCAACTTCATGTTGTTTTTCTTCCATATCCAACTCCAGGCCATATGATTCCCATGATTGACACAGCAAGGCTATTTGCCAAACATGGTGTTAATGTTACCATCATCACCACACAAGCCAGTGCCTCAACCTTCCAAAAAACCATTGACAGTGACTTCAATTCTGGATACTCCATCAAAACTCATCTTATTCACTTCCCTTCAGCTCAAGTTGGTCTCCCTCATGGTGTTGAAAATCTCAAAGATGGAACTTCACGTGAAATTTTCTCTAAAATTTGCCATGGAATTTCAATGCTCCAAAAACCAATCGAGGTTCTGTTTCAAGATCTTCAACCAGATTGTGTAGTCACtgatatgatgcatgtttggACTGTTGAATCAGCTGCAGAACTCGGCATTCCAACAATTCACTATTACAGCGCAAGCTACTTCTCCAATTGCGCCTTTCGTTTTATCGCCAAGTATAGACCTCATGATGATTTAGTTTCTGATACACACAAATTTACTATTCCTGGTTTCCCTCATACCATTCAGATGACTCCTCTGCAGATTTCTGATTGGTTAAAGGTTAAGAATACAGCCAATTCTAAACTAATTTTGGATTTGGCACCAACTTTTGAATCAGAGGAAACAAGTTATGGGACACTATACAATAGTTTTCATGAACTTGAAAGTGATTATGAGAAACTTAGTAAAACTACAATAGGGATCAAGTCTTGGAGTGTAGGACCAGTTTCAGCTTGGGCTAACAAGGAGGATGAAAGAAAGGCTAATAGGGGACACATGGAGAAGAAATTTGGAAAAGAGAAAGAATTGTTGAATTGGCTTAACTCTAAGCCAAATGATTCTGTGTTGTATGTAAGTTTTGGAAGCTTGACTAGGCTTTGTTATGCTCAGATTGTTGAAATAGCTCATGGACTTGAAAATTCACGTCACAATTTCATCTGGGTTGTTAGAGAAAAGGATAAAGATGAGGATAAAGAAGGTTTTCTTCACGATTTTGAGAAAAGGATGAAGGAAAGCAACAAGGGATATATCATATGGAACTGGGCACCACAGCTTCTGATACTGGATCACCCTTCAACGGGAGGAATTGTGACTCACTGTGGTTGGAACTCAATTCTCGAAAGCGTGAGTTCTAGTTTGCCAATGATCACATGGCCAATGTTTGCTGATCAGTTTTTTAATGAGAAGTTGGTTGTTGATGTTTTGAAGATAGGAGTTTCTGTCGAATCAAAAGTGAACAAGTTTTGGCTTGGCATTGTTGAAGAGATAGTGGTGAAAAGGGAAGAGATAGTGAAGGCTGTTGAGATTTTAATGGGAAATGGTCAAGAGGGAAAAGAAATGAGGATTAGAGCGAAAAAGCTTGGTGATGCTGCCAAGAGGACTATAGAGGAAGGTGGAGACTCTTACAACAACTTGATTCAGTTGATTGATGAGCTGAAATCATTGAAGAAATCTAAGCAGATTAGATGA